From Cognatishimia sp. WU-CL00825, a single genomic window includes:
- a CDS encoding FAD-dependent oxidoreductase codes for MSNFPSTARVVIIGGGAIGVSTLYHLAKAGWTDCVLLEKNELTAGSTWHAAGNCPNFSASWAVMNMQRYSLEMYRTLADDVDYPMNYHVTGALRLGHTKERMQEFERVASMARYQGLEMDMMTPKEALDYYPFMETHDLEGVLWDPLDGDIDPAQLTQALAKGARDLGANIQRFCPATGVSREADEWVVHTEKGDIKCEFVVNCAGYYAKRVGEWFKPFGGRDVPLTVMSHQYFLTEEIPEIEAWTKENGRKLPMVRDVDSSYYLRQDKHGLNLGPYERNCKAHWVTSEDPMPKDFSFQLYPDDLDRLEWYIEDAMGRVPLLGTSGVGRVINGPIPYAPDGLPMMGPMPGVKNAFEAHSFTFGIVQAGGAGKTMAEWIIEGETEWDMWAVDSRRYTAHADFDFCLNKALETYGHEYAMHFPHHEWPAARNKKLSANHDRLVADGGQMGAYNGWERANWFAKDGDDTSEAATETWDRNGPWAARVKEEVEAVRDGVGVIDMCGFSRFSLTGQGAAEWLRTQVAGALPKVGRMNLVYFADSRGRIVTEMSCIRHEDDRFTLMTAAVAQWHDFELLWRNLPNGLELVDLSDSHTTMLVTGSKARNLFEKISDADLSLGWLSHQSAEISGRACAMARVSFVGELGWEVHCHVDSAAAIYSAVREAGATPFGMFALDSMRIEKGYRTWKGDLSSDYSLLEGGLERFVRLEKPQDFPGKSALQAEAKAGAKKGFVTLLVDAGDADAPYMSTIWKNGEVVGETTSGNFGYRVNKSIALGVVRADLMAAGTELEVEIFGQRCRATVQVDAPLWDPANERLRE; via the coding sequence ATGTCTAATTTTCCCAGCACGGCACGTGTTGTCATTATTGGTGGCGGAGCCATCGGCGTGTCTACACTGTATCATCTGGCCAAAGCGGGCTGGACCGACTGTGTCTTGTTAGAAAAGAACGAGTTGACCGCAGGGTCAACTTGGCACGCCGCGGGCAACTGCCCAAATTTTTCCGCTTCTTGGGCAGTTATGAACATGCAGCGCTATTCGTTAGAGATGTATCGGACGTTGGCAGACGACGTTGACTATCCGATGAATTATCATGTTACGGGTGCTTTGCGCTTGGGGCACACCAAAGAACGGATGCAAGAATTTGAACGCGTCGCTTCCATGGCGCGCTATCAAGGCTTGGAAATGGATATGATGACGCCAAAAGAGGCGCTTGATTACTATCCATTTATGGAGACACACGATTTAGAAGGTGTCCTATGGGACCCTCTGGACGGCGATATTGATCCGGCGCAGCTGACGCAGGCGCTTGCCAAAGGTGCACGTGATCTGGGGGCGAATATCCAGCGGTTTTGCCCAGCCACAGGTGTCAGCCGCGAAGCCGACGAATGGGTTGTGCATACGGAAAAAGGCGACATCAAGTGCGAGTTTGTTGTGAATTGCGCAGGCTATTATGCAAAACGAGTTGGCGAGTGGTTTAAGCCCTTCGGTGGACGCGATGTGCCTTTGACTGTTATGTCTCATCAGTACTTTCTGACTGAGGAAATTCCCGAAATTGAAGCCTGGACCAAAGAAAACGGTCGCAAGCTGCCTATGGTTCGTGATGTTGATAGTTCTTATTATCTACGTCAGGACAAACATGGTTTGAACCTTGGGCCCTACGAACGAAACTGCAAAGCGCATTGGGTGACCTCCGAAGACCCGATGCCAAAAGACTTTAGTTTTCAGTTGTATCCTGACGATCTTGACCGGCTGGAATGGTATATTGAGGACGCGATGGGACGGGTGCCGTTGCTTGGTACATCAGGCGTTGGCCGCGTGATCAATGGGCCAATCCCCTATGCGCCAGATGGTTTGCCGATGATGGGGCCAATGCCCGGTGTCAAAAATGCATTTGAGGCACATTCCTTTACATTTGGCATTGTGCAGGCCGGGGGCGCTGGCAAGACAATGGCCGAGTGGATCATCGAAGGTGAAACCGAATGGGATATGTGGGCGGTTGATAGCCGGCGTTATACGGCACATGCCGATTTTGATTTCTGCCTGAACAAAGCGCTTGAAACCTATGGTCATGAATATGCGATGCATTTCCCACATCACGAATGGCCAGCCGCCCGTAACAAAAAACTGTCCGCAAATCATGATCGTCTAGTTGCTGATGGCGGGCAGATGGGTGCCTATAATGGCTGGGAACGTGCCAATTGGTTCGCCAAAGACGGGGATGACACTTCTGAGGCCGCCACTGAGACATGGGATCGCAATGGCCCATGGGCGGCGCGTGTTAAAGAAGAAGTAGAAGCGGTGCGTGACGGTGTCGGCGTCATCGATATGTGTGGTTTCTCGCGTTTTAGCTTAACGGGCCAGGGTGCCGCTGAATGGCTTCGCACGCAAGTTGCTGGTGCTTTGCCTAAAGTTGGCCGTATGAACCTTGTTTATTTTGCGGATTCGCGTGGGCGTATTGTCACAGAAATGTCATGCATACGGCACGAAGACGATAGGTTTACGCTGATGACCGCAGCTGTTGCGCAATGGCACGACTTTGAATTGCTATGGCGCAACCTGCCTAATGGCTTGGAATTGGTGGACTTGTCAGACAGCCACACAACCATGCTGGTGACCGGTTCGAAAGCACGCAACCTCTTTGAAAAAATTTCAGATGCGGACCTGTCTTTGGGGTGGCTAAGCCATCAGTCGGCAGAAATTTCTGGGCGGGCCTGTGCAATGGCACGTGTTTCTTTTGTCGGAGAGCTTGGTTGGGAAGTACATTGCCATGTCGACAGTGCCGCAGCGATTTATTCTGCTGTGCGCGAGGCAGGAGCAACTCCGTTTGGTATGTTTGCCCTAGATTCAATGCGCATCGAAAAAGGCTATCGTACTTGGAAAGGCGATCTGTCAAGCGACTATTCTTTGCTTGAAGGCGGCCTTGAACGTTTCGTTCGCCTTGAAAAACCACAAGATTTTCCTGGAAAATCTGCCCTTCAGGCCGAAGCAAAGGCGGGCGCAAAGAAGGGGTTTGTGACCTTGCTGGTTGATGCCGGAGACGCAGATGCGCCCTATATGTCCACCATCTGGAAAAATGGTGAAGTTGTCGGTGAGACAACGTCAGGAAATTTCGGGTACCGTGTGAATAAATCCATTGCGCTGGGCGTGGTGCGTGCAGATCTGATGGCAGCGGGCACAGAACTTGAGGTCGAGATATTCGGACAAAGGTGTCGCGCAACTGTTCAGGTCGATGCACCGCTTTGGGACCCTGCAAACGAGCGATTACGCGAATGA
- a CDS encoding XRE family transcriptional regulator, with the protein MLHSDLAKAKTLGVDLRALRKARGLTLSDLAQMLGRSVGWVSQVERDKSEPSISDLRAIAKCLDVPVSILFGQQSAPAQEQGYVVRAHARRAMGPGEEGLTEELLSPDLTDDFEMVHSTFQPHSVMQSQAKRPTQEVGYIISGKLDLLIGDQEFTVGPGDSFRIRGETYRWMNPYDDAAVAIWVIAPPVY; encoded by the coding sequence ATGCTGCATAGTGACTTGGCCAAGGCAAAAACCTTAGGTGTCGATCTTCGAGCATTGCGAAAAGCGCGGGGTTTGACACTCAGCGATCTTGCCCAAATGCTCGGGCGGTCCGTTGGTTGGGTCAGTCAGGTCGAGCGGGACAAATCAGAACCCTCAATTTCAGATTTACGGGCCATAGCAAAATGTTTGGATGTGCCGGTCTCGATTCTATTTGGCCAGCAAAGCGCCCCTGCGCAAGAACAAGGCTATGTGGTGCGAGCACACGCCCGACGGGCGATGGGCCCTGGTGAAGAAGGGCTAACAGAAGAGTTATTATCTCCTGATCTTACCGATGATTTTGAGATGGTTCATTCGACCTTTCAGCCCCATTCAGTGATGCAATCTCAGGCAAAGCGACCAACGCAGGAAGTTGGATATATCATCTCAGGAAAGCTCGACCTGCTCATCGGTGATCAAGAATTCACAGTGGGGCCGGGGGATAGTTTTCGTATACGCGGAGAGACGTATCGCTGGATGAACCCCTATGACGACGCGGCTGTGGCCATTTGGGTTATCGCGCCGCCTGTTTACTGA
- a CDS encoding GAF domain-containing protein: MPVNYDDLKNSVNALTHGENDLVSLMATVACEVHHSDSRFNWTGFYRVVAPELLKIGPYQGGHGCLVIPFSRGVCGAAARTGEIQIIQDVEAFAGHIACSTTTRSELVLPVHNSAGQLLGVFDIDSDLPDAFSEKDAKHLSAILAEVFQNVAGPALQS; the protein is encoded by the coding sequence ATGCCAGTGAATTATGACGACCTAAAAAACTCTGTTAATGCGCTCACGCACGGCGAAAATGACTTGGTGTCTTTGATGGCCACCGTTGCTTGTGAAGTGCACCATTCAGACTCCCGGTTTAACTGGACAGGGTTTTACCGCGTAGTGGCACCAGAATTGTTAAAGATTGGCCCCTACCAAGGCGGACACGGTTGTCTTGTTATCCCCTTTTCACGCGGCGTTTGTGGTGCAGCTGCGCGCACGGGCGAGATTCAAATTATTCAGGATGTCGAGGCATTCGCTGGGCATATTGCCTGCTCGACGACGACGCGCTCAGAGTTGGTCTTGCCGGTTCACAATAGTGCGGGCCAGCTCTTGGGCGTTTTTGATATCGATAGCGATCTTCCTGATGCGTTTTCCGAGAAAGATGCAAAACACTTGTCTGCGATTCTTGCCGAGGTCTTTCAGAACGTCGCTGGGCCAGCCCTTCAGAGCTGA
- a CDS encoding acetyl-CoA C-acyltransferase → MKSVIIAGASRTPMGGFQGVFDGVEASTLGGAAIAAALKDARATTADEVLMGCVLPAGQGQAPARQAGFKGGLGEEVPATTLNKMCGSGMKAAMMSFDQIALGHADVMIAGGMESMSNAPYVLPKMRGGARLGHQQVLDHMFLDGLEDAYDKGRLMGTFAEDCAESFQFTREAQDEYALKSLSNALEAQKSGAFDGEIAAVSLKTRKGEVVFVEDEQPAKARPEKIPALKPAFRKEGTVTAANSSSISDGAAALVVASEDVAHERGMNIRARIVGHASHAQAPNLFTTAPVPAAQKLLKAIGWTKEDVDLWEINEAFAVVPMAFMHEMNLSRDIVNVNGGACALGHPIGASGARIMVTLLNALEKRGLKRGVAAICIGGGEGTAIAIERA, encoded by the coding sequence ATGAAATCAGTAATAATCGCAGGCGCGTCCCGGACACCGATGGGTGGTTTTCAAGGTGTTTTTGATGGTGTCGAAGCGTCTACTTTGGGCGGGGCTGCGATTGCAGCCGCGTTGAAAGATGCCAGGGCAACGACTGCAGATGAAGTTTTGATGGGTTGTGTTTTGCCTGCGGGTCAGGGGCAGGCTCCAGCGCGCCAAGCTGGCTTCAAAGGTGGACTGGGCGAAGAAGTTCCAGCAACGACGCTGAACAAAATGTGTGGCTCAGGCATGAAAGCGGCAATGATGAGTTTTGATCAGATTGCTCTGGGTCATGCTGATGTGATGATTGCAGGCGGCATGGAGAGCATGTCAAACGCGCCTTATGTTTTGCCAAAGATGCGAGGCGGCGCGCGATTGGGCCATCAGCAAGTGCTCGACCATATGTTTCTAGATGGTCTAGAAGATGCCTATGACAAGGGACGACTGATGGGCACCTTTGCCGAAGATTGTGCAGAATCCTTTCAGTTTACGCGCGAAGCGCAAGATGAATACGCGTTGAAATCTTTGTCCAATGCGCTTGAAGCGCAAAAATCGGGGGCCTTTGACGGCGAAATAGCGGCTGTAAGCCTTAAGACCCGCAAAGGTGAGGTTGTTTTTGTCGAAGACGAGCAGCCCGCCAAGGCCCGTCCGGAAAAAATTCCAGCATTGAAACCCGCGTTTCGCAAGGAGGGTACAGTGACGGCGGCCAATTCTTCATCCATCTCAGACGGCGCAGCTGCTTTGGTGGTCGCTTCTGAGGACGTGGCGCATGAACGTGGCATGAATATCCGAGCGCGGATAGTGGGACACGCTTCACACGCGCAGGCCCCAAATCTGTTTACCACTGCACCGGTTCCAGCAGCCCAGAAACTGCTCAAAGCAATCGGTTGGACAAAAGAAGACGTTGATCTTTGGGAGATCAACGAGGCCTTTGCAGTGGTTCCGATGGCCTTTATGCATGAAATGAATTTGTCGCGCGACATTGTGAACGTAAACGGTGGCGCATGTGCGCTTGGGCATCCTATTGGGGCCTCTGGAGCACGTATCATGGTGACATTGTTGAACGCCCTGGAAAAGCGTGGACTAAAGCGTGGTGTTGCAGCCATCTGTATTGGTGGTGGCGAAGGTACGGCCATCGCGATAGAGCGGGCCTAA
- a CDS encoding STAS domain-containing protein, with amino-acid sequence MKLSSNFQGPDLVITILANRIDASVALQFKEAMRVETEVASDRIILDMTQVEFVDSSGLGAIVGAMKQNGEARPFELVGLSKAVKKVFQLTRMDTVFTIYGTLDIALSA; translated from the coding sequence ATGAAGTTATCAAGCAATTTCCAAGGACCTGATCTTGTGATCACAATTCTAGCCAATCGCATTGACGCATCTGTTGCGTTGCAATTCAAAGAGGCGATGCGCGTTGAAACAGAGGTCGCGTCAGACCGGATTATTTTGGACATGACACAGGTGGAATTTGTTGATTCCAGTGGCCTTGGTGCCATTGTGGGTGCGATGAAACAAAATGGCGAAGCCCGTCCGTTTGAATTGGTCGGCTTGTCAAAAGCAGTTAAAAAAGTGTTTCAACTTACGCGCATGGATACAGTTTTTACCATCTACGGCACATTGGATATCGCGTTGAGCGCCTAG
- a CDS encoding ATP-binding protein — translation MPKIATINYHSLPHAQIADVRKALCVFRSELHATGINKLTVSSMEIVLAEILNNIVEHGIGHRPDGWFCIECRTGKSVLQFHIRDNGTAMPNGTLPLGLPPNINRPLHKMPEGGWGWSLVHALAENLTYLRKDHINHVTYRIPIIISK, via the coding sequence ATGCCAAAAATCGCCACAATAAACTACCATTCCCTTCCTCATGCTCAGATTGCTGATGTGCGCAAAGCACTGTGCGTCTTTCGGAGTGAATTACACGCGACCGGCATCAATAAACTTACCGTCTCCTCTATGGAAATCGTATTGGCGGAGATTTTAAACAACATTGTCGAACACGGCATTGGCCACAGGCCAGATGGCTGGTTTTGCATTGAATGCAGGACTGGTAAATCGGTGCTGCAATTTCATATCCGCGACAATGGTACAGCAATGCCCAACGGCACGTTGCCACTAGGTTTGCCGCCAAACATAAACCGACCACTTCATAAGATGCCAGAGGGCGGATGGGGCTGGTCACTTGTGCACGCTTTGGCTGAAAACCTAACCTATTTGCGCAAAGATCACATTAATCACGTCACTTACCGTATTCCAATTATCATTTCCAAATAG
- a CDS encoding gamma-glutamyltransferase family protein, producing MRDFHSPGRSEVFGQNGMCATSHPLAAQAAIGVLRQGGNAMDAAIAGAVLLGICEPQMTGIGGDCFALFSPAGSDEILAHNGSGTAPKNSSAAALRAKGHVAVPTHSADAVTIPTAVAAFCKLSEEWGKLGLEAILAPAIDYAETGVPVAPRVAHDWTNAAQFLQGNARSHYLIDGAPANTGAIFRAPGQARVLRRIAQQGHDGFYCGEVADDMVQSLQALGGVHTLEDFETAASFATTPISGRYKTRILFEHPPNGQGATAILLLNILSHFDIASMDPFGAMRAHIETEATKLAYDTRNRFMADPNHTTRLDHMLSEGLAKQLAALIDPKNAMTPTTSLAEDVHKDTVYITVVDQDRMAVSLIYSIFHSFGSGIASDKFGILFQNRGAGFSLQEGHPNMLAAGKRPMHTIIPGMLADAGKPIMPFGVMGGQYQSTGHARLISNMLDFGLSPQAAIDAPRCFFENGKLNIERGYAANVMQTLETMGHDITVPESPIGGAQSITIHQNGVLEGASDPRKDGCALGY from the coding sequence ATGCGCGATTTTCACTCTCCAGGTCGGTCAGAGGTGTTTGGCCAAAATGGAATGTGCGCAACTTCGCACCCACTTGCCGCGCAGGCTGCGATAGGAGTTTTACGCCAGGGTGGAAACGCGATGGATGCCGCGATTGCTGGGGCAGTCCTGCTTGGCATTTGCGAGCCGCAAATGACGGGTATCGGCGGAGACTGTTTTGCGCTGTTTTCACCGGCTGGATCTGATGAAATTTTGGCGCATAATGGATCAGGAACAGCGCCCAAAAATAGTTCTGCAGCTGCCTTGCGGGCCAAGGGTCATGTTGCGGTTCCAACCCACAGTGCCGACGCTGTTACTATACCCACTGCAGTTGCAGCTTTTTGCAAGCTGTCTGAAGAATGGGGCAAATTGGGATTAGAGGCGATACTGGCCCCCGCCATCGATTATGCAGAGACTGGCGTGCCTGTAGCCCCTCGCGTTGCGCATGACTGGACAAATGCCGCACAATTTCTGCAAGGAAATGCCAGATCTCATTATCTGATTGATGGTGCACCTGCCAATACCGGTGCGATTTTCCGCGCGCCTGGTCAGGCCAGAGTGCTGCGTCGCATCGCGCAACAGGGTCACGATGGATTTTATTGCGGCGAAGTTGCCGATGACATGGTGCAGAGCCTACAAGCGCTTGGCGGCGTACATACACTTGAGGATTTTGAGACCGCGGCCTCCTTTGCAACTACACCGATATCAGGGCGTTACAAAACACGCATTTTATTCGAACATCCACCTAATGGGCAGGGTGCAACGGCAATCTTGCTTCTCAATATTCTCTCGCACTTTGACATCGCATCGATGGATCCTTTCGGAGCGATGCGCGCCCATATCGAAACCGAAGCCACAAAACTAGCCTATGACACGCGTAACCGCTTCATGGCAGATCCCAACCACACTACCCGACTTGACCATATGTTGTCAGAGGGCCTGGCCAAGCAACTTGCTGCGCTGATAGACCCGAAAAATGCGATGACCCCCACGACATCTCTGGCAGAGGATGTTCACAAGGACACAGTTTACATCACGGTTGTTGACCAAGATCGCATGGCTGTTTCGCTGATCTATTCCATTTTCCATAGCTTTGGGTCTGGCATCGCTTCTGATAAATTTGGCATTCTGTTTCAAAACCGAGGAGCAGGGTTTTCGCTACAAGAGGGGCATCCAAACATGCTAGCCGCAGGCAAACGCCCAATGCACACTATCATTCCGGGTATGCTTGCCGATGCTGGAAAACCGATTATGCCTTTTGGTGTCATGGGAGGCCAATATCAATCCACCGGTCATGCACGGCTTATTTCAAACATGCTGGACTTTGGATTATCGCCACAAGCCGCAATCGACGCGCCGCGCTGCTTTTTTGAAAATGGCAAACTGAACATCGAAAGAGGCTATGCGGCAAATGTGATGCAAACCCTAGAAACGATGGGGCACGACATCACAGTACCAGAGTCTCCCATTGGCGGCGCTCAGTCGATCACAATCCATCAGAATGGTGTTCTAGAAGGTGCGTCTGATCCGCGCAAAGACGGCTGTGCTTTAGGGTACTAA
- the hspQ gene encoding heat shock protein HspQ yields MNTSRAKYHLGQIVRHRKHPFRGVVFDVDPEFSNTEEWYDAIPEESRPTREQPFYHLLAENDQSYYVAYVSEQNLIADYSGEPVDHPDISDLFGPFEDGQYPLHFNMN; encoded by the coding sequence ATGAACACATCACGCGCGAAATATCATCTTGGCCAGATTGTACGCCATAGAAAACACCCCTTTCGCGGGGTGGTTTTTGACGTAGACCCTGAGTTTTCAAATACCGAAGAATGGTATGACGCGATTCCCGAAGAGAGTCGCCCGACACGGGAACAGCCGTTTTACCATTTGCTGGCTGAAAATGATCAAAGCTATTACGTGGCCTATGTGTCCGAACAGAACTTGATTGCCGATTATTCAGGTGAACCGGTTGATCACCCTGATATCAGCGATTTGTTTGGCCCATTTGAAGACGGCCAATATCCGTTGCATTTCAACATGAACTAA
- a CDS encoding lytic transglycosylase: MSRPFRALLLFLLVAACGGGNFSAPRNLNDACSILKQRPKYARAFKAAERRWKVPAHVQMATIYQESKFVGNARTPLRFALGVLPMGRQSSAYGYSQALDATWEGYKRDTGRRGADRDDIFDATDFIGWYMNQTREKNGIALTDARNQYLAYHEGHTGFARGTYRNKAWLVRVSGEVANRSVTYKRQLSNCRRYR; encoded by the coding sequence ATGAGCAGACCCTTTCGCGCCCTATTGCTTTTCCTCCTTGTCGCGGCCTGCGGCGGAGGCAATTTCTCGGCGCCCAGAAATTTAAATGATGCATGTTCGATCTTAAAGCAGCGCCCCAAATACGCTCGCGCCTTTAAAGCCGCTGAACGGCGTTGGAAGGTCCCAGCGCATGTGCAAATGGCGACGATTTACCAAGAAAGCAAATTTGTCGGGAACGCCAGAACCCCTTTGCGTTTTGCCTTAGGCGTTTTACCGATGGGTCGCCAAAGCAGTGCATATGGCTACTCGCAGGCGCTGGATGCAACCTGGGAGGGCTACAAGCGCGACACCGGGCGTAGAGGCGCTGACCGCGATGATATTTTCGACGCAACCGACTTTATTGGTTGGTATATGAACCAAACCCGCGAAAAGAATGGCATCGCATTGACCGATGCGCGTAATCAATACTTGGCCTATCACGAGGGGCATACAGGGTTTGCACGCGGCACCTATCGCAATAAAGCATGGCTTGTGCGCGTTTCCGGCGAAGTCGCCAACCGATCGGTGACATATAAACGCCAACTCTCAAACTGTCGTCGCTATCGATAA
- a CDS encoding outer membrane lipoprotein carrier protein LolA, with protein MKLFLTPALLVLMATPSLAEKLSLDEISAYLNTLKSAEVSFTQINDDNSISTGRLLLKRPGRARFEYDPPEAALVMAGSGQVAIFDKKSNEPPENYPLRQTPLWVILEPNVDLKQRDMVVAHSYDGTATTITAQDPKRPDYGSIDLVFTGAPVELRQWVIKDGNGGATTVILGEMNQNVKLANRLFNIERLKTLRAPNDED; from the coding sequence ATGAAACTGTTCTTGACCCCAGCCCTTTTGGTCCTGATGGCAACGCCGTCTTTGGCTGAAAAGCTATCACTTGACGAAATCTCTGCCTACTTGAACACGCTTAAGTCCGCAGAGGTGAGCTTTACGCAGATCAATGATGACAATTCAATTTCCACCGGGCGGCTATTGTTAAAACGCCCCGGGCGCGCGCGCTTTGAATATGACCCACCCGAGGCTGCCCTCGTCATGGCTGGCAGCGGGCAGGTGGCAATTTTTGACAAGAAGTCCAATGAACCCCCAGAAAACTATCCTCTGCGGCAGACACCTCTTTGGGTCATTTTAGAGCCGAATGTTGACCTGAAGCAACGCGATATGGTTGTCGCCCACAGCTATGATGGCACGGCCACTACCATAACGGCGCAGGACCCCAAACGCCCTGATTATGGGTCTATTGATCTGGTTTTCACTGGCGCGCCGGTAGAGCTGCGCCAATGGGTGATCAAAGATGGCAACGGTGGGGCGACCACCGTGATTCTGGGTGAAATGAACCAGAATGTTAAACTTGCAAACCGCCTGTTTAACATCGAACGATTGAAGACCCTTCGTGCGCCAAATGACGAAGATTAG